TGAGCAGAAAAGATCAAAAAGAGCATTGGGCATTGGGTGGGTAAAAACAGGGGGATTAcagtgaaacaaagaaagaaatagaaagcTGGGGGGAACACGTGCAAAAGGGCGTGTGGGGTTTTTTTTGATTGGTTTTGTTGCCTAAAATGTGTCTGTCTCATTACACCTAAAATCAATGCAAGGTAATGGAAACAGCACAACACATCCCGTTCGCTTAGCTCTGTCTATTTTTCTCTTTATTACTCTTGTCTCTAAAACATATCCAGTTTcaattattttgaaatcaaatcCGGTCGCATGTTCTCTTAAAAGATCCCATTCACtgtaaattatcaagaaattttAGAATTCTAAATGAAAAACGGAAACTTAATTATTTATTCACCTTATTTATAAATGTAATTAATCATAAATGCCTGTCGCGTCCCTGTACACAGGTAAATTTATATTTGTGGTTGTTATATAGGTACTAACACGCaaagtgaaaatgaaagtgaaaGTGGTGTTTGTTGGTTAAGGTTTACTTATGGGGAAACCAACCAACTGAActctcattctttttttttttttttttcgtttatcacttcttcttcttcctcttcttcgcTCTCTGCCCTGCTCCTTCCTGtctttctttgtttctctttCTGTTTCCCCTATGAAATGATATTCTAAAAATGGGTGAAGGGGATTCCTTAGTATCACTACTTCCTTTTGACAGACACGTTGAACAGGTCTTCTTCTTCGCTCTTTGTTCCACTTTCAATCTCCAAAATAACTAAAGCTTTATGTTCGATGATTAGTTGACGAACCTGGTCGATTTACATGTATGTATGGATGAATGTTTCAGGCAGTTTTGGCAATGAAGAAGGGAGCACATCTTTTGAAGTGTGGAAGAAGAGGGAAGCCTAAACTTTGTCCCTTCAGGCTTTCCGCGGTGGGCTTTCTttgctttctcttttttttcaaccCTAAACTTCCTCTGCATTACCATTTTCCTTTCATACATGCTTCATTGATTCCTCTGAAATCATAGTTTTTTGATTTTGCTGCATCTTTCTCTATCTGTCTCTGCTTACACTATATTATTTCATACACGAAGCTTCGTGTTTCTTGCTTTCAATTTCATTCCTTTTAGAAAGCATCTCGAGTCTTTGTGGTCATTTGCatgcctttctttcttttttaatgcTGTACGACGTGTCTGCTACTATCGCTAGTTGACAAAGCCCAAAACAAAATGGAAGAAAATTATATTTGCTCAACTGCTACATTTTTCATGTAATGATTAATGAAGCTTATTAGCTTATCTGATAAAAATATTTGGAGGTTTAAAATTGATTAttgagttgagccttaggaaaaaaaaaaaaaaaagacatggaGGAAAACAGTAAGAGAGTGATGTAGTTTCCCATGGTAGTAACGATGGTATCTGAGTAGTCATGGTGTTATTGGATGCTTCACTCTTTTGAAACATGAAATGTAATGCAATGCATCATATTATATCACACGATGGTGATGATGATGAATATCCATTTTACAAAGTGTGTTTTTCCAAGTGCTTAACTTTGGCCTATGCCCATGGAACCTTGATCTGCTATTACAATTGCTCCAATCTGCTTTTAACATGAACAATCATGGATGAATAGCCAAATTTTGATTTGTATTTCAGGATGAGAAACATTTGATCTGGTATTCAGGACAAGAGGAAAGGCAATTGAGATTGAGCTCTGTTATCAAGATTGTGTCTGGGCAGAAGACTGTACGTGATTGTTACTACTTCTTAATATAACAAATAATCTAATATGTATTTTCTGGAATCtggatttcaaaattttcattaacATGAGTTTTAAGTTAATGCAGGTCAATTTCCGAAGGCAATACCAACCCCACAGGGAGCAACAATCACTTTCCCTTATTTATTATGCCAATGGTGAACGCTCTCTGGATTTGGTAATCTTTTCTTTTCACTTCATATTGTTTACACACCAATTTCCCTTATTTGATGCCTGCTCTTTCTTTTTGGCTATCTCTTGCTTGCTACATAGATATGCAAGGACAAAGCACAGGCTGATGCTTGGTTCGTTGGTCTGAGAGCGGCGATATCGAGATCTCACAGTTGCAGATCGGTCACTGCTTTGAGGAACTGCAGTAGAGGGGCGCAAAGTTGCCTAAGCAGTCCTGCTGGTTTTATTCGAAGAAAGCACAATCTAGGACTTGTGGAGGACAGGAATCAATTTTCTCAggtttcatatacatatatatgcctTAACACTACTTCGATACAAGAGATGATCTTTTCTTTTTGACTTGTAATTGTTTGCTAAAATCAAGGTACGAAGCTTATGTGGAAGTCCTTCACTGTCACTTTCCGAGAGGTGTTTTTCTGATGGCTTGTCATATTCTTCGGATAGCTTTTATTCCTGGGAATCAAATTGGTCACATATGCAAAACGTTACGGATACCTTATTGCCAACTTCACCATATGTTCAACCCGACAGTGCCAAGCAGTGGGAAGTCGATTATGCGGCTCCTGAATTTCGAGAGAATACCTCTCACAGGTTTGCAACACCTACTCATTACTCTACACAAATACAAAAGAATGAAGTTCTGAAGGATGTAATGATATGGGGTGAAGAGGTAGTTGGAGGAAACATTTGCGGTGTTCCATTGGATGGTTTTGGTACTCAAAGCGGGTCGAATGCCGACGCTTTGTTGCCTAAATTGTTAGAATCTGCAACAATGCTGGATGTGCAGTGCATATCTCTAGGAGCAAGGCATGCTGCTTTAGTTACGAAACAAGGGGAAGTCTTTTGCTGGGGTGATGCAAATGGTGGAAGGCTCGGGAACAAGATTAACATTGATATCAGCCATCCAAAGCTTGTTGAATCCCTCAACGGGATTGCCGTGCAAGGTGTTGCTTGTGGTGAGTATCAAACATGTTCCTTGACACAATCCGGCGAACTGTATGCTTGGGGTGGCGAACTGTGTACAAGCCAATGGTTGCCACATAAGATTTCCGGTCCATTGGATGGTGTAAATGTTCTTGCTGTTTCCTGTGGAGAGTGGCATACAGCAATTGTCTCTACGGCAGGGAAATTATTTACATATGGAGATGGAACGTTTGGAGTTCTTGGGCATGGGAACACACAAAGTTTGTCGCAGCCGAAAGAAGTTGAGTCTCTTAAGAGTTTGTGGGTAAAATCCGTTGCTTGCGGACCATGGCACACGGCTGCCATTGCTGAAATCATGACAGATCGAAACAAGCTCAATGCTAATGGTGGAAAATTATTCACATGGGGAGATGGCGATAAAGGCAGGCTCGGGCATGCCGATAGGGACCGAAAGCTGTTACCAACATGTGTTGTGCAGCTTATGGATCATGATTTTGTACAAGTTTGCTGTGGGGGAATGCTGACTGTTGCACTCACTAGTAAAGGCACAGTTTACACAATGGGAAGTGCGGTATATGGACAGCTAGGGAACCCACAAGCCAAGGATAAATCCATTACTGTTGTAGAAGGGAAGCTTAAACAAGAATCTGTGAAGGAGATCTCTTCAGGTTCATATCATGTTGCTGCCTTGACATCAGGAGGAAGAGTATACACATGGGGGAGAGGTAGTAACGGACAGTTGGGACTAGGTGATACGGAAGATCGACATACACCGAGTTTAGTCGAGTCGTTGAGAGACCGGCAGGTCGAAAGCATAGCTTGTGGGTCAAACTTAACAGCAGCGATCTGTTTACATAAATCGATCACTGTTAGTGATCAGTCGGCTTGTAGAGGATGCAAAATGGCGTTCGGGTTTGCAAGGAAGAAGCATAACTGTTACAATTGTGGTCTCCTGTTTTGTCATGCATGTAGTAGCAAGAAGATTGTGAACACATCGTTAGCACCAAATAAAAGCAAACCTTGTCGCGTTTGTAATACATGCTTCAATCATCTACAAAAGATCACAAACTCAAGCAAGGTTTTAAAGCCGGAAAATCAAGTGGTAGGCCAAGTATCGACACCTCAGTCTCACAGAGGTTTGATTGATGAGAAAGATGGTTCAAAGAGCCGATTGCTTTCACTTAAGCATTCATCAAGTTATGATGAAAACCAAGATATTGAAAGGAAGGCCTCAAAGACCAAATATCCAAAACTTGCTTGTAATATTCCAGGAGCAACAATACCACGATGGGGCCAAGTATCTTGCCCTGTTGCTTTTGAAGCAGCTCAGGCTCAGAGTAAAAAACTAGCAGCTAGCTCTCCTCTGGCCCGGAATCAGTCCCCTTTAATTGACCCAGAAGGCTCGCAAAAGACATCTTTGCGATCAAAATATAATATTCTCGATTCCGTAGTTGTGGAGAACGATTTACCTGAATCAAATGAGATCCTTAATGAAGAAGTTCAGAGGCTGAAAGCTGAGGTACGTTCcattatatattatgtgtatatatctGTGTTAAACATGCTTTTCTGGCTCGGTTTTGTTATTTTCAAGTAATTAGACGTGTTTTGATGCCAAAGGCTAGAAACCTTGAAATGCAATGCCAAATTGGAAGCCAAAAGATTGAAGAATGCCGACGGAAAATCGAGCACACATGGTCTTTGGCAAAGGAAGAAGCTGAAAAATGTAAAGCAGCCAAGGATTTCATAAAATCTTTGGCATTAAGGGTGGGTAATGATTTTATCATATCcttcttaataaaatttgatggaCTTGATGGATAAGTAGTTTGTTTTTGCTGCAGCAGCTTCACTCAATAACAGAGAAATTTCCTGCAGCAAGGGAAGAGAAATCAGCAGGAATTGATGTTCAATATCATTCTCCTAGAACTAGAAAGGAGCCTGTAAGCACTGAGAGGCATAATAATGTTGAGGGTGAGCCACATTTACCTTGTTTGCGGTTGGAATCTGAAAGCGATGTTAAATCAGCAACTGGGGAGGGACAAGAAGACAGTCTCTGCGAAACTCCTATCGTGTTCTCTAATAAATCGAGATCGATGCGAATGCAAGCGAGAGACAGAGACAGAGACAGAGACAGGGTGATGCAAGAAAAGCAAGGGACGGTGACACAAATGGAGGTGGAGCAAACTGCAGGGAGAAGTAATAAAGATTCCAAAGTAAATGAATGGGTAGAACAATATGAAGCTGGGGTGTATGTTACCTTTACTACTTTGGCAAGTGGCCACAAGGGGCTAAAGCGAGTAAGGTTCAGGTAATTACTCTTTTATTTCTTGTTTATACTTTTAACTATTACCATTTGAATATGCAAGTCAAAAGTATACACATATACGTATGTGCATATTATATAAAAAAGCATGCATGCCTCTAAACAGGCCCAAATCATTTGGCAcgcatgcatatgtatgtatgtatgtatgtatggctTAAAATGAGTGgtcattatttaattaaattgaaattcatgTGGTTGTGCATATAGTCGGAAGCGATTCACAGATAAGGGAGCAGAGCAATGGTGGGAGGAGAACCAGCTGaaggtttatcaaaaatatggaattgaagaatacTCGCATGCAAACCAAAAGCAATAGGGAAATAAAGAGTTTAAGTTGTAGCATTTGTGAAAATAGCAGAAAAGAGTTGTTAGGGTTGTGAATTGACTAAAGATGCATGGATGGGGGAGTTTAAGTTTATGCAAGCAagcacatgcatatatgtatgttCATCACTACAAGTTTTGAGGAATTTTTAAGTAGCTTAGCCCACTAGTTTTACTGTAAAATGTAAGAGAAATTAATTTCCTTAATttgtatttattttgattaagtagaTTAATAGCATCGActtatatgtgtgtgtatatatttcAAGAATCAATTAATAAAGGATAAGGCATATAGGTTTGGAGCAAATAAGAAAGCTAAAGTCTGCAAAATTGGGTCCTCAGTccgttttatttcttttactccAATTTTAATGAATTTACTTCATGTAtatcttattttttttaaaagtaataatgtataatattatgatttTGCCTTGGGATGAcataaaattttcctttttcatcTGCATGTGATTTAATGTGGTGAGAtggcttatttgtttattttcggTTATAAGACGAGCGTTAGTTTCAaactttttgtatttttattttaattaagaaataattgaaaattagattataagagtttttttttttaaattcatggaaaaatgaGATTGTGTCATAACTCAAGTTATTAGTCCGTGTTCACTTATTCtgtaaatagtctaagttcaaatCATTATtgtaccaaaaaataaaaaattgtttttGCATTTATTCACAAAGTTTCTGTGGAGTGTACCTCGTATTTACGAGCCGACGTCGTAACAAGGCAACCATGACGTCCCGACGAGAAGATTGGCCACGTCCTGACAACACGAAGAAAGGCATCTTGACGAGGAGCATGTGACGTTGCGGAGAGTGGCGACATGTTTTCCAATTCAATCGGGTTTTCTTCTCTTAGTTAATCTTTGCTATTGTTTCCCAGTTAAACTCTGATTAGTTTAGGTAATTTTAGTCATATTTAATctacgaatttagcctataaatgaGCTATTGTAACCTAgaataattcaattcatcatctaTGAGATTGAGAGAATTTTGTGAGTTTTGGGGAATTTTGGGTTTTAGTTAGAGTACTTTGTTCTTTCGAGATTTAGAGTTATTTGTTGAGATTATCTTCATCTTGTACTCTTTCGGTTTTTGCTCATTTAGTGAAGTCTCATTtgctcgtggttttttatcctattCATCGGAGGAATTTTTTCATATAAATATTTGTGTGTTCGATCTTCTCTActgttacttttattttctcgTTGTTTATATGGGTCGATCTccaataagatgatattaaagcTAATTCGACTTCTGCAAATAGATATGTTCAAAAATGAAAATGAGGTTCAATATTAAGAAGTTCAACGACTACACAAATTCCAATTTATGGCAAGTTTGGATGACAACAATTCTAATTTAGAATGACTTGAAAAAGGTTATTAGTGGGAAAAAGCTCGAAATCCTAGATCAGTCAGAATAGGATGAGCTTAATGAGAAGGCCCTATCTGTAATTTAGTTGTACCTCATGAACGATGCGTTGTAAGAGGTACTTTAAGAGAAAACGATAGCAGACTTATAGAGAAAGTTAGAATCCTTATATATATGACAAAGTTTTTGGTAAACTGTTTAGTGCTGAAGCAACGACTATACACATTTCGTATGAAAGAAAATGACTC
This is a stretch of genomic DNA from Gossypium arboreum isolate Shixiya-1 chromosome 11, ASM2569848v2, whole genome shotgun sequence. It encodes these proteins:
- the LOC108466006 gene encoding PH, RCC1 and FYVE domains-containing protein 1 isoform X2, which produces MGEGDSLVSLLPFDRHVEQAVLAMKKGAHLLKCGRRGKPKLCPFRLSADEKHLIWYSGQEERQLRLSSVIKIVSGQKTVNFRRQYQPHREQQSLSLIYYANGERSLDLICKDKAQADAWFVGLRAAISRSHSCRSVTALRNCSRGAQSCLSSPAGFIRRKHNLGLVEDRNQFSQVRSLCGSPSLSLSERCFSDGLSYSSDSFYSWESNWSHMQNVTDTLLPTSPYVQPDSAKQWEVDYAAPEFRENTSHRFATPTHYSTQIQKNEVLKDVMIWGEEVVGGNICGVPLDGFGTQSGSNADALLPKLLESATMLDVQCISLGARHAALVTKQGEVFCWGDANGGRLGNKINIDISHPKLVESLNGIAVQGVACGEYQTCSLTQSGELYAWGGELCTSQWLPHKISGPLDGVNVLAVSCGEWHTAIVSTAGKLFTYGDGTFGVLGHGNTQSLSQPKEVESLKSLWVKSVACGPWHTAAIAEIMTDRNKLNANGGKLFTWGDGDKGRLGHADRDRKLLPTCVVQLMDHDFVQVCCGGMLTVALTSKGTVYTMGSAVYGQLGNPQAKDKSITVVEGKLKQESVKEISSGSYHVAALTSGGRVYTWGRGSNGQLGLGDTEDRHTPSLVESLRDRQVESIACGSNLTAAICLHKSITVSDQSACRGCKMAFGFARKKHNCYNCGLLFCHACSSKKIVNTSLAPNKSKPCRVCNTCFNHLQKITNSSKVLKPENQVVGQVSTPQSHRGLIDEKDGSKSRLLSLKHSSSYDENQDIERKASKTKYPKLACNIPGATIPRWGQVSCPVAFEAAQAQSKKLAASSPLARNQSPLIDPEGSQKTSLRSKYNILDSVVVENDLPESNEILNEEVQRLKAEARNLEMQCQIGSQKIEECRRKIEHTWSLAKEEAEKCKAAKDFIKSLALRQLHSITEKFPAAREEKSAGIDVQYHSPRTRKEPVSTERHNNVEGEPHLPCLRLESESDVKSATGEGQEDSLCETPIVFSNKSRSMRMQARDRDRDRDRVMQEKQGTVTQMEVEQTAGRSNKDSKVNEWVEQYEAGVYVTFTTLASGHKGLKRVRFSRKRFTDKGAEQWWEENQLKVYQKYGIEEYSHANQKQ
- the LOC108466006 gene encoding PH, RCC1 and FYVE domains-containing protein 1 isoform X3, which produces MGEGDSLVSLLPFDRHVEQAVLAMKKGAHLLKCGRRGKPKLCPFRLSADEKHLIWYSGQEERQLRLSSVIKIVSGQKTVNFRRQYQPHREQQSLSLIYYANGERSLDLICKDKAQADAWFVGLRAAISRSHSCRSVTALRNCSRGAQSCLSSPAGFIRRKHNLGLVEDRNQFSQVRSLCGSPSLSLSERCFSDGLSYSSDSFYSWESNWSHMQNVTDTLLPTSPYVQPDSAKQWEVDYAAPEFRENTSHRFATPTHYSTQIQKNEVLKDVMIWGEEVVGGNICGVPLDGFGTQSGSNADALLPKLLESATMLDVQCISLGARHAALVTKQGEVFCWGDANGGRLGNKINIDISHPKLVESLNGIAVQGVACGEYQTCSLTQSGELYAWGGELCTSQWLPHKISGPLDGVNVLAVSCGEWHTAIVSTAGKLFTYGDGTFGVLGHGNTQSLSQPKEVESLKSLWVKSVACGPWHTAAIAEIMTDRNKLNANGGKLFTWGDGDKGRLGHADRDRKLLPTCVVQLMDHDFVQVCCGGMLTVALTSKGTVYTMGSAVYGQLGNPQAKDKSITVVEGKLKQESVKEISSGSYHVAALTSGGRVYTWGRGSNGQLGLGDTEDRHTPSLVESLRDRQVESIACGSNLTAAICLHKSITVSDQSACRGCKMAFGFARKKHNCYNCGLLFCHACSSKKIVNTSLAPNKSKPCRVCNTCFNHLQKITNSSKVLKPENQVVGQVSTPQSHRGLIDEKDGSKSRLLSLKHSSSYDENQDIERKASKTKYPKLACNIPGATIPRWGQVSCPVAFEAAQAQSKKLAASSPLARNQSPLIDPEGSQKTSLRSKYNILDSVVVENDLPESNEILNEEVQRLKAEARNLEMQCQIGSQKIEECRRKIEHTWSLAKEEAEKCKAAKDFIKSLALRLHSITEKFPAAREEKSAGIDVQYHSPRTRKEPVSTERHNNVEGEPHLPCLRLESESDVKSATGEGQEDSLCETPIVFSNKSRSMRMQARDRDRDRDRVMQEKQGTVTQMEVEQTAGRSNKDSKVNEWVEQYEAGVYVTFTTLASGHKGLKRVRFSRKRFTDKGAEQWWEENQLKVYQKYGIEEYSHANQKQ
- the LOC108466006 gene encoding PH, RCC1 and FYVE domains-containing protein 1 isoform X1, yielding MGEGDSLVSLLPFDRHVEQAVLAMKKGAHLLKCGRRGKPKLCPFRLSADEKHLIWYSGQEERQLRLSSVIKIVSGQKTLMQVNFRRQYQPHREQQSLSLIYYANGERSLDLICKDKAQADAWFVGLRAAISRSHSCRSVTALRNCSRGAQSCLSSPAGFIRRKHNLGLVEDRNQFSQVRSLCGSPSLSLSERCFSDGLSYSSDSFYSWESNWSHMQNVTDTLLPTSPYVQPDSAKQWEVDYAAPEFRENTSHRFATPTHYSTQIQKNEVLKDVMIWGEEVVGGNICGVPLDGFGTQSGSNADALLPKLLESATMLDVQCISLGARHAALVTKQGEVFCWGDANGGRLGNKINIDISHPKLVESLNGIAVQGVACGEYQTCSLTQSGELYAWGGELCTSQWLPHKISGPLDGVNVLAVSCGEWHTAIVSTAGKLFTYGDGTFGVLGHGNTQSLSQPKEVESLKSLWVKSVACGPWHTAAIAEIMTDRNKLNANGGKLFTWGDGDKGRLGHADRDRKLLPTCVVQLMDHDFVQVCCGGMLTVALTSKGTVYTMGSAVYGQLGNPQAKDKSITVVEGKLKQESVKEISSGSYHVAALTSGGRVYTWGRGSNGQLGLGDTEDRHTPSLVESLRDRQVESIACGSNLTAAICLHKSITVSDQSACRGCKMAFGFARKKHNCYNCGLLFCHACSSKKIVNTSLAPNKSKPCRVCNTCFNHLQKITNSSKVLKPENQVVGQVSTPQSHRGLIDEKDGSKSRLLSLKHSSSYDENQDIERKASKTKYPKLACNIPGATIPRWGQVSCPVAFEAAQAQSKKLAASSPLARNQSPLIDPEGSQKTSLRSKYNILDSVVVENDLPESNEILNEEVQRLKAEARNLEMQCQIGSQKIEECRRKIEHTWSLAKEEAEKCKAAKDFIKSLALRLHSITEKFPAAREEKSAGIDVQYHSPRTRKEPVSTERHNNVEGEPHLPCLRLESESDVKSATGEGQEDSLCETPIVFSNKSRSMRMQARDRDRDRDRVMQEKQGTVTQMEVEQTAGRSNKDSKVNEWVEQYEAGVYVTFTTLASGHKGLKRVRFSRKRFTDKGAEQWWEENQLKVYQKYGIEEYSHANQKQ